In a single window of the Cetobacterium somerae ATCC BAA-474 genome:
- a CDS encoding sensor histidine kinase gives MKRISYKIFLFLNCLTYGFIALYVLINYLFLEDYQIGLKKKEIISLAKEYKSENYEDFKEEAQLNAIFIKEVSIYKEKNINDKRNIKPHPMKIVENELWDEVKNGKEVLNIQMGRDNIKRIVLAKKLNDDKMLIVTTSIAPITDVIKSTLKFFIYIILLSIPINLYIAYKFSIKMGKPIESELLELNAQLKNELEKQKKSEAFRKNFISNVTHELKTPVAIIDGYSEAILDGIIELEEIPDICKNINLEASNMNALIQELLFYCKMESGYIPIKKEYIDLKETIKNILKRYAIDFKLNNINLKTSLEKVEVYSDKKLLDRCLNNLIINALAYVNTEKNIEIILNKNEIIIKNSSEILKDDNLEEYFKPFSKKNDKKVRKYGGTGLGLSVVSEILKNLNLEYNFYYEVNEKVVIFKILLKGDQNEKIYIDNSTSE, from the coding sequence ATGAAAAGGATATCATATAAAATTTTTCTATTTTTAAATTGCTTAACTTATGGATTTATAGCTTTATATGTTCTTATTAACTATCTCTTTTTAGAAGATTATCAAATTGGTTTAAAAAAGAAAGAAATTATCTCTCTAGCAAAAGAATATAAAAGTGAAAACTATGAGGATTTTAAAGAAGAAGCACAACTCAATGCTATTTTTATAAAAGAAGTTTCTATTTATAAAGAAAAAAATATTAATGATAAGAGAAATATAAAACCACACCCTATGAAAATTGTTGAAAACGAATTATGGGATGAAGTTAAAAATGGAAAAGAAGTTTTAAATATTCAAATGGGAAGAGATAATATAAAACGAATTGTTTTAGCTAAAAAATTAAATGACGATAAAATGTTAATTGTAACTACGTCTATTGCTCCTATTACTGACGTTATAAAATCAACTTTAAAATTTTTTATTTACATCATTCTTTTAAGTATTCCAATAAATTTATATATTGCTTATAAGTTTTCAATAAAAATGGGAAAACCTATTGAATCTGAACTTTTAGAGCTTAATGCTCAATTAAAAAACGAATTAGAAAAACAAAAAAAATCTGAAGCTTTTAGAAAAAATTTTATCTCTAATGTTACACACGAATTAAAAACTCCTGTAGCTATAATTGATGGATATAGTGAAGCGATTTTAGATGGTATTATTGAGTTAGAAGAAATACCAGATATTTGTAAAAACATTAATCTAGAAGCCTCTAATATGAATGCTTTAATTCAAGAGTTACTTTTTTATTGCAAAATGGAATCTGGATATATTCCAATAAAAAAAGAATATATAGATTTAAAAGAAACTATTAAAAATATTTTAAAAAGATACGCCATAGATTTTAAATTAAATAATATAAATTTAAAAACTTCTTTAGAAAAAGTTGAAGTATATAGTGATAAAAAACTTTTAGATCGTTGTCTTAATAATCTTATTATTAATGCACTTGCATATGTTAATACAGAAAAAAATATTGAAATAATACTAAATAAAAATGAAATTATTATTAAAAATAGCAGTGAAATTTTAAAAGATGATAATTTAGAGGAATATTTCAAACCTTTTTCTAAGAAAAATGATAAAAAAGTCAGAAAATATGGTGGCACTGGATTAGGGCTTTCTGTTGTTTCAGAAATTCTTAAAAATCTTAATTTAGAATATAACTTTTATTATGAAGTTAATGAAAAAGTTGTGATTTTTAAAATTTTATTAAAAGGAGATCAAAATGAAAAAATATATATTGATAACTCTACTTCTGAGTAA